Proteins from a single region of Candidatus Woesearchaeota archaeon:
- a CDS encoding 2OG-Fe(II) oxygenase, with the protein MVSKNLFSSKSLFQQKLFSSVITYTSPFPHYIISHFLPDSAATKLTEELLKELFEEKKADLFHFYQTKDLISSKNKIIQEFRHHLLNPDFFKTLQDITGKKLNIKHIDFFGSIYENTHFLLPHDDQLEGRAIAFIYYLSDLTQQDGGALALYDSKNNQPTKVAKRIIPQFNTFVFFEVSSKSFHEVEEVIKDTQRLTFTGWFHHA; encoded by the coding sequence ATGGTCTCAAAAAATCTTTTCTCATCAAAGTCTCTTTTTCAGCAAAAATTATTTTCATCAGTAATAACTTACACTTCGCCCTTTCCTCATTATATCATTTCCCACTTTCTACCAGATTCAGCGGCAACAAAGCTCACAGAAGAACTACTCAAAGAACTCTTTGAAGAAAAGAAAGCAGATTTGTTTCATTTCTATCAAACGAAAGATCTCATCAGTTCAAAAAATAAAATAATTCAAGAATTTCGTCACCATCTATTAAATCCAGATTTTTTCAAAACACTTCAAGACATCACCGGTAAAAAATTAAACATCAAACACATTGATTTTTTTGGTTCTATCTATGAAAACACTCATTTTCTTCTTCCCCACGATGATCAATTAGAAGGTCGCGCTATTGCGTTCATATACTATCTTTCCGATCTAACTCAACAAGATGGTGGCGCTCTTGCTCTCTATGATTCCAAGAACAACCAGCCAACAAAAGTTGCTAAACGTATCATCCCTCAATTCAATACGTTTGTTTTCTTTGAAGTATCATCTAAATCGTTTCATGAAGTAGAAGAAGTTATCAAAGACACACAACGTCTTACATTCACAGGGTGGTTTCATCATGCTTAA
- a CDS encoding aldo/keto reductase — protein MQFKPLTKKVNIPVLGLGTWKIGGEREADFSKDKESIDAIQQAIKMGYTHIDTAEIYSGGHTEELVGKAIQPFNRKDLFITTKVYKTNLRYKDLLAAAEKSFKRLNTKYIDLYLIHSYNPNIPLEETMDAMARLVDEKKVRFIGVSNFSVEQLKKARKYSWHPIVANQIEYNLIARNNGTSSVNTLNMESEIIPYCQKNDITIIAYRPLARGDSALHQHPLILQLAQKYNKTPAQIALNWLIAKQNIITITKSTNPNHLKENLGAMGWELSSEDSKLLDGLQKGENENK, from the coding sequence ATGCAATTCAAACCTCTAACCAAAAAAGTTAACATCCCTGTTCTTGGTCTTGGTACCTGGAAAATCGGCGGTGAAAGAGAAGCTGATTTCTCAAAAGACAAAGAATCGATCGACGCAATTCAACAGGCTATCAAAATGGGTTATACTCATATCGATACGGCTGAAATTTATAGCGGGGGGCACACTGAAGAACTTGTAGGCAAGGCAATCCAACCATTTAACCGCAAAGATCTTTTCATTACAACTAAAGTCTACAAAACCAATCTGCGTTACAAAGATCTGCTTGCCGCAGCAGAAAAGAGTTTTAAACGTCTTAACACTAAATATATTGATCTCTATCTGATTCATTCCTACAATCCCAATATCCCTTTAGAAGAAACCATGGATGCGATGGCTAGACTTGTGGATGAAAAGAAAGTGAGATTCATTGGTGTTAGTAATTTTTCTGTTGAACAACTAAAGAAAGCACGCAAATATTCTTGGCATCCTATTGTCGCAAATCAAATAGAATACAATCTTATTGCCAGAAACAACGGAACATCATCTGTAAATACTCTCAACATGGAATCAGAGATAATTCCCTATTGTCAAAAAAATGATATCACTATCATCGCGTATCGTCCATTAGCTCGCGGCGATAGCGCACTTCACCAACACCCATTAATCCTACAGCTAGCACAAAAGTACAATAAAACGCCCGCACAAATCGCACTGAATTGGTTGATTGCAAAACAAAACATTATTACGATAACAAAATCAACAAACCCTAATCATCTCAAAGAGAATTTGGGAGCAATGGGGTGGGAATTATCCTCGGAAGATTCAAAATTATTAGATGGTCTACAAAAGGGGGAGAATGAGAATAAATGA
- a CDS encoding four helix bundle protein: protein MLARALEPSSLFTTTGSPLTVTQIYNALDFLSSMARLYKTIDSYHLSYQFVLELYKVVHKFPASEEHNITSQIKRAAVSISLNIVEGSNKASPKEFIHYLNTAFASAKEVEVLINLSKYLGFLSTRDFEFLAAKLDEICAKLFLFTRNIEQRISGRNPKFRFFQKFEENSNK from the coding sequence GTGTTAGCGAGAGCACTAGAACCCAGCTCACTCTTTACTACGACTGGCTCACCTCTCACCGTCACACAAATTTATAATGCCTTGGACTTTCTCTCTTCTATGGCTCGTTTGTATAAAACGATTGACTCATATCACTTAAGCTATCAATTCGTTCTTGAACTTTACAAAGTAGTTCATAAATTTCCCGCTTCTGAAGAACATAACATCACATCCCAAATAAAACGCGCAGCCGTATCTATCTCTCTTAATATTGTCGAAGGAAGTAACAAAGCCAGCCCAAAAGAATTCATTCATTATCTCAATACTGCATTTGCGTCAGCAAAAGAAGTAGAAGTGCTCATTAACCTCTCTAAATATTTGGGTTTTCTTTCTACTAGAGACTTTGAATTTCTCGCTGCAAAATTAGATGAGATATGTGCTAAACTCTTTCTTTTTACACGTAATATTGAACAAAGAATTAGTGGCCGGAATCCTAAGTTTAGGTTCTTCCAGAAATTTGAAGAAAATTCAAACAAATAA